The proteins below are encoded in one region of Telopea speciosissima isolate NSW1024214 ecotype Mountain lineage chromosome 10, Tspe_v1, whole genome shotgun sequence:
- the LOC122643204 gene encoding probable calcium-binding protein CML41 codes for MKSLYKALCMFFRFHHSKDRARGNNKQQTLLSTYLATLMATAVVSKATLAKCFSNKSFVLSVHRLQHSKKQSGNDELQQIFRQLDTNGNGKIEGSELRSYLASKKEFMSPEEAQAVTNELDAAGGDSLTLSFDDFAMLMERQGGDDDLKRGFQMFAGKRSGSITSEDLQRIFKMSNEECKSIIKAFDLNGDGVIDFPEFQQMMA; via the coding sequence ATGAAGTCTCTATATAAGGCTCTTTGCATGTTCTTTCGTTTCCATCACAGCAAAGATCGTGCAAGAGGCAACAATAAGCAACAAACACTACTCTCGACGTACCTAGCTACTCTAATGGCAACTGCTGTTGTTTCCAAGGCAACATTAGCCAAATGCTTCTCCAACAAGAGCTTCGTGTTAAGTGTCCATCGCCTTCAGCATTCCAAAAAACAATCAGGAAATGATGAACTCCAACAAATATTTCGTCAGTTGGATACTAATGGTAATGGGAAAATCGAAGGATCTGAACTCAGATCCTACCTTGCCTCCAAAAAGGAGTTCATGTCACCTGAGGAGGCTCAAGCTGTGACCAATGAACTCGATGCAGCAGGCGGCGACAGTTTGACGCTCAGCTTTGATGATTTTGCAATGTTGATGGAGCGTCAAGGTGGGGATGATGATCTGAAAAGAGGCTTTCAGATGTTCGCTGGGAAGAGGTCTGGGTCCATTACATCAGAGGATTTGCAGAGGATATTCAAAATGTCAAATGAAGAGTGCAAGAGCATCATAAAGGCATTCGACCTCAACGGCGATGGTGTGATTGATTTCCCTGAGTTCCAGCAGATGATGGCTTAA